A genomic segment from Armatimonadia bacterium encodes:
- a CDS encoding glycoside hydrolase family 20 zincin-like fold domain-containing protein translates to MSRPTLVLLLPCLLACACCCAQTADRVVLFSFEEGLTGWWTNPWGGGKATIELVPGKYGQALGMAWQDVPRGGNIISAYFDENAPWRGPQWRFLSLWYRGDGSQATVNLVVHCQSPDGKELSYSRPLPMDSTQWRRCSYDLRTFWNREGIPFDSARIRRILISGTGTRRMAIDQIALETRRRTEPLEPEAELPAGAPQAELAALDDSWLVRLDPAGLGGKSQVSATLTWPDGTSSQATPVEVSWPPQDDVLVSVPATDLSEGKANLTLGVRSEAGAKLELKYRFAAAYSQQTREPKLGLLPTPKQIQVREDSPGMALSGEVTVRSYGPAELLGSVPQYLEEQLRDRWRLPTKAMPSESGAGLAFLTLSTGRGPSALPGNLMAQLRLRGSEAYALLVDENGVTVAATARPGLRYGAITLLQLVAEARRAGSANLPWVRIVDWPSLPVRAISASLPTDRWGYPNDAPADPAFFERFLVRTCLEHKLNTVVLIVRQGMKYRLHPEIDGPAAWSQDTVRHLVQTLKSYDINPIPLLDSLGHCSWLVIPFKQLREDGDTQTLCTRHPDSKRILLDCYGEVIDVFQPTYFHMGLDEVRWQTLNTPEENRCKLCAGLDKRDVFVDQVAMLHDYLTSRGVKAMMWGDMVLRAHNGGPPFNLADIVEKLPRDITICNWSKTLDEGSNYRFQRLGFPVVQSNSCGVNPAQAPEVMGNMFGVWDKTPWLTEGAVGVKDEYCYLPVIEAAEYSWNLYPDALASQPPMDDSFFAPRLAALTRTALEAPESGAQPLSLPGVTPGPFCRAGALEFTPAEKPVTVSPESSVKVPLGRRLQALCLLAAATTPGGKDALYKRLQSKDCWKGLPVAELVVRYEDDTEVTRPISYGLDVRDAVKQTLPYTYNAVGYWTDAEGRTWYALQWVNPRPDQTIREVEIRPVAAEAQMLLSGLCVQPAP, encoded by the coding sequence ATGTCGCGCCCGACACTCGTGCTCCTCCTGCCTTGCCTTCTCGCCTGTGCCTGCTGCTGCGCCCAGACGGCCGACCGCGTTGTCCTCTTCAGCTTCGAGGAGGGCCTTACCGGGTGGTGGACAAACCCCTGGGGAGGCGGCAAGGCCACCATCGAGCTCGTGCCCGGCAAGTACGGTCAGGCTCTGGGCATGGCCTGGCAGGACGTCCCTCGCGGCGGCAACATCATCAGTGCCTACTTCGACGAGAACGCGCCCTGGCGCGGCCCGCAGTGGCGGTTCCTCAGTCTCTGGTACCGCGGCGATGGGTCACAGGCCACCGTCAACCTCGTCGTTCACTGCCAGAGCCCCGACGGCAAGGAGCTGTCCTACAGCCGACCGCTGCCGATGGACAGCACCCAGTGGCGGCGGTGCAGCTACGACCTACGGACCTTCTGGAACCGCGAGGGCATCCCCTTCGACAGCGCCAGGATCCGCCGTATCCTCATCTCCGGCACCGGCACGCGCCGCATGGCCATCGATCAGATTGCTCTGGAGACCCGCCGGCGCACCGAACCCCTTGAGCCCGAGGCGGAGTTGCCTGCCGGAGCGCCCCAGGCCGAGCTGGCAGCCCTGGACGACTCCTGGCTCGTGCGTCTGGATCCTGCCGGGCTGGGTGGCAAGTCTCAGGTCTCCGCCACTCTCACCTGGCCCGACGGCACCAGCAGCCAGGCGACTCCCGTCGAGGTCTCCTGGCCTCCTCAGGACGACGTTCTGGTGAGCGTCCCGGCGACGGACCTCAGCGAAGGCAAGGCCAACCTGACACTGGGTGTCAGGTCCGAAGCGGGCGCTAAGCTAGAGCTTAAGTACCGTTTCGCAGCCGCTTACTCGCAGCAGACTCGGGAGCCGAAGCTCGGACTGCTGCCCACACCGAAGCAGATTCAGGTTCGCGAGGACAGCCCCGGAATGGCCCTGAGCGGCGAAGTGACCGTGCGCAGCTACGGTCCGGCCGAGTTGTTAGGCTCCGTGCCGCAGTACCTGGAGGAGCAACTCCGTGACCGCTGGCGGCTCCCGACGAAGGCTATGCCCTCCGAATCCGGGGCCGGTCTCGCCTTCCTGACGCTCTCGACCGGCCGCGGGCCCTCCGCCCTTCCCGGCAATCTCATGGCCCAGCTCCGCCTGCGTGGCTCCGAGGCCTACGCTCTGCTGGTGGATGAGAACGGTGTCACAGTGGCGGCGACGGCGCGTCCCGGTCTGCGCTACGGAGCCATCACCCTTCTGCAGTTGGTCGCCGAGGCCCGTCGTGCCGGGAGCGCGAACCTGCCCTGGGTGCGGATCGTGGACTGGCCTTCGCTGCCGGTGCGGGCCATCTCGGCGTCCCTGCCCACGGACCGCTGGGGGTACCCGAACGATGCACCCGCCGATCCCGCCTTCTTCGAGCGCTTCCTCGTGCGCACATGCCTGGAGCACAAGCTGAACACCGTCGTACTGATCGTGCGCCAGGGCATGAAGTACCGCCTCCACCCGGAGATCGACGGTCCGGCGGCGTGGTCGCAGGATACCGTCCGCCACCTGGTGCAGACCCTCAAGTCCTACGACATCAACCCCATCCCCTTGCTTGATTCCCTGGGGCACTGCAGTTGGCTGGTGATCCCCTTCAAGCAACTGCGGGAGGACGGCGACACGCAGACGCTTTGCACGCGCCACCCGGACAGCAAGCGGATCCTGCTCGACTGCTACGGCGAGGTCATCGACGTGTTCCAGCCCACCTACTTCCACATGGGCCTCGACGAGGTGCGCTGGCAGACGCTGAACACGCCCGAGGAGAACCGCTGCAAGCTCTGCGCCGGCCTGGACAAACGCGACGTCTTCGTCGATCAGGTCGCGATGCTCCACGACTACCTGACCTCGCGCGGCGTCAAGGCGATGATGTGGGGCGACATGGTCCTCCGCGCTCACAACGGTGGGCCGCCCTTCAATCTGGCCGACATCGTCGAGAAGCTGCCTCGGGACATCACGATCTGCAACTGGTCGAAGACCCTTGACGAGGGGTCCAACTACCGCTTCCAGCGACTGGGCTTCCCGGTGGTCCAGTCCAACTCATGCGGAGTGAACCCGGCCCAGGCCCCCGAGGTCATGGGCAACATGTTCGGCGTGTGGGACAAGACGCCGTGGCTGACCGAGGGCGCAGTCGGCGTGAAGGACGAGTACTGCTACCTGCCGGTGATCGAGGCTGCCGAGTACTCCTGGAACCTCTACCCGGACGCCCTTGCCTCGCAGCCGCCGATGGACGATTCCTTCTTCGCTCCCCGGTTGGCGGCGCTGACCCGAACTGCCCTTGAAGCGCCGGAGAGCGGCGCACAACCCCTGAGCCTCCCCGGGGTTACTCCCGGCCCCTTCTGTCGCGCGGGAGCCCTGGAGTTCACGCCCGCCGAGAAGCCAGTGACAGTCAGCCCTGAGAGCTCTGTGAAGGTGCCCCTGGGGCGGCGGCTTCAGGCGCTATGCCTTCTAGCAGCCGCGACGACGCCGGGCGGCAAGGACGCCCTCTACAAGCGTCTCCAGAGCAAGGACTGCTGGAAGGGCCTGCCGGTAGCGGAGTTGGTGGTTCGCTACGAGGACGACACTGAGGTGACCAGGCCGATCAGCTACGGCCTGGACGTGCGAGACGCGGTGAAGCAGACCTTGCCCTACACCTACAACGCGGTCGGCTACTGGACGGACGCGGAGGGACGAACCTGGTACGCCCTGCAGTGGGTGAACCCCAGGCCCGACCAGACGATCCGTGAGGTCGAGATTCGGCCCGTGGCCGCCGAGGCACAGATGCTGCTGTCGGGGCTCTGCGTGCAGCCGGCTCCCTAG
- a CDS encoding AAC(3) family N-acetyltransferase: MSSQTTQPPEVTSQADITAGVRACGVESGELLLVHSSLSSLGWVEGGAQTVIDALLAAVGPQGTVAFPTFTGHRELSAENPPVFRPDVDPCWTGHIPEAARQRPDALRSLGPTHSVCALGHEAAWFTDGHERAVTPCGLLSPFHRLRLASGKVLFIGVELSCNTLFHHVEEMAGAPYVCVTEPVAAQVILPDGRHIPVPLRIHRYGPGRDYPRFEPELMHRGLLKRGQAGKASLLLLQAQPFCELMIPRVRENPAVLLAHPEDYEPSQWV; encoded by the coding sequence GTGTCCTCGCAGACCACTCAGCCGCCGGAGGTCACATCGCAGGCCGACATCACCGCCGGAGTCCGCGCCTGCGGCGTGGAATCGGGCGAACTGCTGCTGGTGCACTCCTCACTGTCTTCGCTGGGATGGGTCGAGGGTGGCGCGCAGACCGTCATCGACGCCCTGCTGGCGGCAGTCGGCCCACAGGGCACAGTGGCCTTCCCCACCTTCACCGGCCACCGCGAGCTAAGCGCTGAGAATCCGCCGGTGTTCCGGCCGGACGTGGACCCCTGCTGGACCGGGCACATCCCGGAGGCTGCCCGGCAACGCCCTGATGCTCTGCGCAGCCTGGGACCGACGCACTCGGTGTGCGCTCTGGGCCATGAGGCCGCCTGGTTCACTGACGGTCACGAGCGGGCGGTCACGCCCTGTGGTCTGCTCTCGCCCTTCCACCGGCTGCGACTGGCGTCCGGGAAGGTGCTGTTCATCGGTGTGGAGCTCTCCTGCAACACGCTCTTCCATCATGTCGAGGAGATGGCCGGCGCACCCTATGTGTGCGTGACGGAGCCGGTGGCGGCGCAGGTGATCCTGCCCGACGGACGGCATATCCCGGTCCCCTTGCGGATCCACCGATATGGTCCCGGTCGTGACTACCCACGCTTTGAGCCCGAGCTGATGCACCGGGGCTTGCTGAAACGGGGACAGGCAGGCAAGGCGTCCTTGCTGCTTCTCCAGGCGCAGCCCTTCTGCGAGCTCATGATCCCCCGGGTGCGCGAGAACCCCGCCGTGCTGCTGGCGCACCCGGAGGACTACGAGCCGTCGCAGTGGGTCTAG
- a CDS encoding M12 family metallo-peptidase — MRPALLLSLLLLSVLAAAQPVDLDTHPVTVEAQGSPLTDVLSTLTEQVGGSLVFGSSDVARVTLSLKDRPFPEAMNLLADMFGLIATWNGSTLVVRTVEDAVSGADKALAQGNVETVLHLSQEARGSELLYGSPALREKLKTQVDELVQQRSKEALSNGNADPSLAAALASIPSQPSLTQASLASFAVRGYLRQGKGEVALELWDEYLKGRHTWPGAVAAAELLLALHYSQSPQAPEFWRQSFDLASATTLLKEGFRQGAYRDALHLARLNLRYAQTAGRTQDADALSAAIDACLASPRRVAVTCAIDREATSDPGWETKIRARLDQVSQAFAIPFGISFDVTRLVSWDPPSSSDFQIQNAAIKSAVGSAHPELTVGFILEVFPDHPANLDLASMHLWTGFGCPHMGPYLLARDFSFEYVSTGRASEWTMSAGAVAETLIHEMGHMFGALHVEDGNSVMRAVSRQDPKHDFDALNARVIQLHKWQDISKGADSLDEPELLELVQRYRDLAAACSRPNGAQEEESRVHMALARLYRERQDPARAAEEFEQVVALGVPSDLVSEARKILTSG; from the coding sequence ATGCGCCCAGCGCTGCTGTTGTCGCTTCTTCTTCTATCGGTTCTGGCCGCCGCTCAGCCGGTTGATCTTGACACTCACCCGGTGACTGTGGAGGCCCAGGGCAGCCCGCTGACCGACGTGCTGTCTACTCTCACCGAGCAGGTCGGCGGCAGCCTCGTGTTCGGGTCCTCGGACGTCGCCCGGGTAACCCTCTCCCTCAAGGACCGGCCCTTCCCCGAGGCCATGAATCTGCTGGCAGACATGTTCGGGCTGATCGCCACCTGGAACGGCTCGACCCTGGTGGTGCGGACGGTGGAGGATGCGGTCTCAGGGGCCGACAAGGCGCTGGCCCAGGGGAACGTCGAGACGGTCCTTCACCTCAGCCAGGAAGCCAGGGGATCCGAACTCCTCTATGGGTCGCCGGCGCTTCGCGAGAAACTCAAGACGCAGGTCGACGAACTGGTGCAGCAGCGCAGCAAGGAGGCCCTGAGCAACGGCAACGCCGACCCGTCGCTGGCGGCGGCTCTGGCCTCGATCCCCTCGCAACCGTCACTGACGCAGGCTTCGCTGGCCTCCTTTGCCGTGCGTGGATACCTGCGGCAGGGCAAGGGTGAGGTCGCCCTTGAGCTGTGGGACGAGTACCTCAAGGGCCGCCACACATGGCCCGGCGCAGTGGCGGCCGCCGAGTTGCTGCTTGCCTTGCACTACTCCCAGTCGCCGCAGGCCCCGGAGTTCTGGCGACAGTCCTTCGACCTGGCGAGTGCGACGACTCTGCTGAAGGAAGGGTTTCGCCAGGGCGCCTACCGGGACGCTCTGCACCTGGCCCGCCTGAACCTCCGCTATGCGCAGACAGCCGGGCGCACTCAGGACGCGGACGCCCTTTCAGCCGCGATCGACGCCTGCCTGGCCTCGCCACGCCGTGTTGCCGTCACCTGCGCAATCGACAGGGAAGCGACCTCCGACCCAGGCTGGGAGACCAAGATCCGGGCGAGACTCGACCAGGTCTCCCAGGCTTTCGCCATTCCCTTCGGGATCAGCTTCGATGTGACCCGGCTGGTAAGCTGGGACCCGCCTTCCAGCAGTGACTTCCAGATCCAGAACGCGGCGATCAAGTCCGCGGTAGGTTCCGCACACCCGGAGCTGACCGTCGGCTTCATCCTGGAAGTCTTCCCCGATCACCCGGCCAACCTGGACCTCGCCTCCATGCACCTGTGGACCGGCTTCGGCTGCCCGCATATGGGACCGTACCTGCTGGCACGGGACTTCTCCTTCGAGTACGTGAGCACCGGCCGGGCCAGCGAGTGGACCATGTCGGCCGGCGCCGTTGCCGAGACCCTCATCCACGAGATGGGCCACATGTTCGGTGCGCTGCATGTGGAGGACGGGAACTCGGTCATGCGCGCCGTCTCGCGCCAGGACCCGAAGCACGACTTCGACGCACTCAACGCACGGGTCATCCAACTGCACAAGTGGCAGGACATCAGCAAGGGCGCTGACTCCCTCGATGAGCCGGAGCTGCTGGAGCTTGTGCAGCGCTACCGAGACCTGGCCGCCGCCTGCTCACGCCCCAATGGTGCGCAGGAGGAGGAGTCCCGGGTGCATATGGCCCTGGCCCGACTGTACCGCGAGCGGCAAGACCCGGCCCGTGCTGCCGAGGAATTCGAGCAGGTGGTTGCCCTGGGCGTCCCCTCCGATCTGGTCTCAGAAGCCCGCAAGATCCTCACCTCCGGGTAG
- the raiA gene encoding ribosome-associated translation inhibitor RaiA: MKIAFQGRNSEITQRFRDHASPRLATLEHSFDRIKDVRVSLASQRGWRTVEITLEADSVLLRSEERSNDDLASFDKALDKLERQLKRYRERVRDHTRTPMRKLTTEGGYEEAAEPEEGEEVDTVEVAPGEIRILRTKSHELKPMTPEEAALQMELLGHDFFLFFNAQSDQVQVVYRRRDGGYGLIEPTMA; encoded by the coding sequence ATGAAAATAGCGTTTCAGGGGCGTAACAGCGAGATAACCCAGAGGTTTCGAGACCACGCAAGTCCCAGATTGGCAACCTTGGAACACTCCTTCGACCGCATCAAAGACGTCCGGGTAAGTCTGGCTTCCCAGCGGGGCTGGAGGACTGTAGAGATCACGCTCGAGGCAGATTCTGTCCTGCTACGCAGCGAAGAGCGGTCCAACGACGATCTGGCGAGCTTTGACAAGGCTCTGGACAAGCTGGAGAGACAATTGAAGCGGTACCGGGAGCGAGTACGAGATCACACCCGGACCCCGATGCGCAAGCTCACGACGGAGGGAGGTTACGAGGAGGCCGCCGAGCCCGAGGAGGGCGAGGAGGTAGACACGGTCGAGGTTGCCCCAGGCGAGATCAGGATCTTGCGGACCAAGTCGCACGAGCTTAAGCCGATGACGCCGGAAGAGGCGGCCCTGCAGATGGAGTTGCTGGGACACGACTTCTTCCTGTTCTTCAACGCGCAGAGCGACCAGGTCCAGGTGGTCTACCGTCGTCGTGACGGCGGTTACGGGCTCATCGAGCCCACTATGGCTTAG
- a CDS encoding polyprenol monophosphomannose synthase, which yields MSEKASGAPAVWVVTATYNESENLPTLLEGLLGLPQAPALCIVDDGSPDGTGDLAEEWAGRYPGRITVVHRPGKLGYASAHRDGMRKVLDNGASVVITMDADLSHDPKTIPALVEALADADVAIGSRYVKGGRTENWSGFRIFLSRFGGGVVTRLLTGLRQADCTSGFRAYRKEILLRADPWSTTTDGYGFLVEMLFRCHRLGARMSEVPIIFLDRQAGRSKLSKKIILESAVLCFRLLLQRGSKPPKTYAATSD from the coding sequence GTGAGCGAGAAGGCGTCCGGCGCACCCGCCGTATGGGTCGTGACGGCTACCTACAATGAGAGTGAGAACCTCCCCACGCTCCTTGAGGGACTCCTGGGCCTCCCGCAGGCCCCGGCGCTGTGCATCGTCGATGACGGCTCTCCAGATGGAACAGGTGACCTTGCCGAGGAGTGGGCCGGCCGCTATCCGGGGCGCATCACGGTGGTCCACCGGCCCGGGAAGCTTGGCTATGCCTCGGCCCACCGGGATGGGATGCGGAAGGTGCTGGACAACGGAGCGAGTGTGGTCATCACCATGGATGCCGACCTCTCGCATGACCCCAAGACGATTCCGGCGCTGGTTGAGGCCCTGGCCGACGCTGACGTGGCAATCGGCTCGCGGTATGTGAAGGGCGGACGGACGGAGAACTGGTCCGGGTTCCGTATCTTCCTCAGCCGCTTCGGCGGCGGCGTGGTGACGCGGCTGCTCACGGGACTGCGCCAGGCCGACTGCACCAGCGGCTTCCGTGCCTACCGCAAGGAGATCCTGCTGCGTGCCGATCCGTGGTCGACCACGACCGACGGCTACGGGTTCTTGGTCGAAATGCTCTTCCGCTGTCACCGCCTCGGGGCACGCATGAGTGAGGTGCCCATCATCTTTCTTGACCGCCAGGCGGGACGCTCGAAGCTCTCCAAGAAGATCATCCTGGAGAGCGCCGTGCTCTGCTTTCGGTTGCTTCTGCAGCGCGGCTCGAAGCCCCCGAAGACCTATGCCGCCACCAGCGACTGA
- a CDS encoding glycosyltransferase family 39 protein, which yields MIILVLATAVRLVGFNSPFTSQHWIKQLQIAPIAKNFALKSPNILWPETDYSADKPGYIEIEFQLVTWLTSFGYRVFGIHEWVARLVTVTFSVGSMVLFYRLALMQLGPVAAAYGLFVFAFLPTNWYFSRVLMSEPAMLFFSIAVIYAFSLWLESGKRKHLVWTAVCGALCFLVKLPTVVLFIPLGYLAWCKYKRDVLRQKQLWALAAIMLVPALAYYLHAYLNIGRHYFTVGVGFGGGMWFSPADFLKPGNYSLMMDRLVRQHLTAVGVVLLILGLTALAEGRVRITLFHIWLAGIAVYFVVVSGGNLRQNYYQLPMIPPAAALIALGWEQLAQSRRFSRRLDPLLAVVFLGLCVWGVEPMYQPYKPIHQAATELNLLDPSHRERVVLFPAGYGCLYYFDRPGWVGREGFGKAPNEVAPGDVPGPDYIRDRIRRGAHWAVYFDIKDATAQPQIQAYLRQEYLCVSDMPDYQIFDLTRRPDRGVSKPPASAEPPAPKAFEWR from the coding sequence ATGATCATCCTCGTGCTGGCGACGGCGGTCCGTCTCGTGGGCTTCAACTCCCCCTTCACCAGCCAGCACTGGATCAAGCAGTTGCAGATCGCGCCGATCGCCAAGAACTTCGCCCTCAAGAGCCCCAATATCCTGTGGCCCGAGACGGACTACAGCGCCGACAAGCCCGGCTACATCGAGATCGAGTTCCAGCTTGTCACCTGGCTCACGTCCTTCGGCTACCGCGTGTTCGGCATCCATGAGTGGGTCGCGCGCCTGGTCACGGTGACCTTCAGCGTGGGCTCGATGGTGCTGTTCTACCGTCTGGCGCTGATGCAGTTGGGACCGGTGGCGGCCGCCTATGGGCTGTTTGTCTTCGCCTTCCTGCCCACCAACTGGTACTTCTCCCGGGTCCTGATGTCCGAGCCGGCGATGCTGTTCTTTTCGATCGCGGTGATCTACGCCTTCTCGCTGTGGCTGGAAAGCGGCAAGCGCAAGCATCTCGTCTGGACGGCCGTCTGTGGGGCGTTGTGCTTCCTGGTGAAGCTACCCACCGTCGTGCTGTTCATCCCGCTGGGCTATCTGGCCTGGTGCAAGTACAAGCGGGACGTCCTTCGTCAGAAGCAACTCTGGGCCCTGGCGGCGATCATGCTCGTGCCCGCTCTGGCCTACTATCTGCACGCCTACCTCAACATCGGCCGCCACTACTTCACCGTCGGCGTGGGTTTCGGTGGCGGAATGTGGTTCTCTCCCGCCGACTTCCTCAAGCCCGGCAACTATTCGCTGATGATGGACCGGCTGGTGCGCCAACACCTTACCGCGGTCGGCGTGGTGCTGCTGATCCTGGGCCTCACTGCCCTGGCCGAGGGACGGGTGAGGATCACCCTGTTCCATATCTGGCTGGCCGGGATTGCCGTCTACTTCGTGGTGGTCTCCGGCGGGAATCTGCGCCAGAACTACTACCAGCTTCCGATGATCCCTCCGGCGGCCGCACTGATTGCGCTGGGTTGGGAGCAGCTCGCCCAATCGCGACGCTTCAGCCGACGCCTGGACCCCCTCCTGGCAGTGGTGTTCCTCGGCCTGTGCGTGTGGGGCGTGGAGCCCATGTACCAGCCCTACAAGCCGATTCACCAGGCGGCCACGGAACTCAACCTGCTCGACCCCTCACACAGGGAGCGGGTTGTGCTCTTCCCGGCCGGGTATGGCTGCCTGTACTACTTCGACCGCCCGGGTTGGGTGGGACGAGAGGGCTTTGGCAAGGCTCCCAACGAGGTAGCTCCAGGGGACGTGCCGGGACCGGACTACATCCGCGATCGGATCCGCCGCGGGGCTCACTGGGCTGTCTACTTCGACATCAAGGATGCTACGGCACAGCCCCAGATCCAGGCATACCTGCGCCAGGAGTACCTGTGTGTGTCCGACATGCCCGATTACCAGATCTTCGACCTGACACGCAGGCCCGACCGGGGCGTTAGCAAGCCGCCGGCTTCCGCAGAGCCGCCGGCGCCGAAGGCCTTTGAGTGGCGCTGA
- a CDS encoding NAD(P)/FAD-dependent oxidoreductase: protein MVTTSSQKRDYHMGPRKRVAVIGAGVSGLVSAYELTKLGHQVTVYEQRDEIGGLARSLSLGGAPIERYYHFICAGDDGLVELVQELGLQDKLHWQAANTSYYCSGRLWPFTTPWDILRFAPLSWTSRVRFGLHAMHARRFTDWERLEDRTAQEWLIAGQGLQAYQVVWDPLLQMKFGVAASQVSAPWMWHRMHRLSGSRKNILKPEELGYLEGGTRTLLGELRARIEQSGGAVRTATPVRAVSEEGGRTCGVVLEEGEEPAEVVISTVPLPVLAEMLPACVSDFREALQSVPYSGIACLLALMEEVVTSSFWVNVNDTRAPFNGLVEYTNLNHEAQGGRKVLYIPLYMPVEDPRFVMPDAQLVDGLLSGIAALFPGFDKSAVTDWVVTRDSFAQAVCLPGFARRVPPMCAPLRGLYLTDSTQLYPSDRSVSGTIRLAQRVAKVSAGEDHGDAA, encoded by the coding sequence TTGGTCACTACCTCTTCACAGAAACGCGACTACCACATGGGTCCACGCAAGAGGGTAGCAGTCATCGGTGCCGGGGTCTCCGGGCTGGTCAGTGCCTACGAGCTGACGAAGCTGGGGCACCAGGTGACGGTGTATGAGCAGCGCGACGAGATCGGCGGACTTGCCCGCTCCCTATCCCTGGGCGGAGCGCCGATCGAGCGTTACTACCACTTCATCTGCGCCGGCGATGACGGCCTGGTGGAGCTGGTGCAGGAGTTGGGCCTGCAGGACAAGCTCCACTGGCAGGCCGCCAACACCAGCTACTACTGCAGCGGCCGACTGTGGCCCTTCACCACGCCCTGGGATATCCTCCGCTTCGCGCCGCTGTCCTGGACCTCGCGAGTCCGCTTCGGTCTCCACGCCATGCATGCCCGGCGCTTCACCGACTGGGAACGACTCGAGGACCGCACTGCGCAGGAGTGGCTCATCGCTGGGCAAGGGCTCCAGGCCTACCAGGTGGTCTGGGACCCCCTACTACAGATGAAGTTCGGAGTGGCCGCCTCCCAGGTCTCCGCGCCCTGGATGTGGCACCGCATGCACCGGCTGTCCGGCTCGCGCAAGAACATCCTCAAGCCCGAGGAACTGGGCTACCTCGAGGGCGGGACGAGGACTCTTCTCGGTGAGCTGAGAGCACGCATCGAGCAGTCCGGCGGAGCCGTTCGGACGGCCACTCCCGTGAGGGCTGTGAGCGAGGAAGGTGGGCGGACCTGCGGAGTCGTCCTGGAGGAGGGTGAGGAGCCGGCCGAGGTGGTGATCTCGACTGTCCCTCTGCCGGTGCTGGCCGAGATGCTCCCTGCCTGCGTCAGCGATTTTCGTGAGGCGCTCCAGAGCGTGCCCTACTCGGGGATTGCCTGCCTCCTGGCGCTCATGGAGGAGGTTGTCACAAGCAGCTTTTGGGTAAACGTCAACGACACGCGAGCGCCTTTCAATGGTCTCGTTGAGTACACGAACCTGAATCATGAGGCCCAGGGCGGACGGAAGGTACTATACATACCCTTGTACATGCCCGTAGAGGACCCGCGGTTCGTGATGCCTGATGCGCAGCTTGTTGACGGGCTCTTGAGCGGCATTGCAGCACTGTTCCCGGGCTTTGACAAGAGCGCAGTGACAGACTGGGTGGTGACGCGGGATTCCTTCGCCCAGGCCGTCTGCCTACCGGGGTTCGCTCGCCGGGTGCCGCCGATGTGTGCCCCACTGCGGGGCCTGTATCTGACCGATTCCACGCAGCTGTACCCGTCAGACCGCTCAGTGAGCGGAACGATCCGGCTCGCACAGCGGGTCGCCAAGGTGAGCGCCGGAGAGGATCATGGTGACGCGGCTTAG